In the genome of Panthera uncia isolate 11264 unplaced genomic scaffold, Puncia_PCG_1.0 HiC_scaffold_2431, whole genome shotgun sequence, the window AGGCTCCAGATTGTGGCTGGAGCTAGAGCAGCAGAATGATTGAATGGCACTGTGtcaattactttattttcttgttttctttcctgttcccaactccctcttctgccttctttccaCTCCGGACCCCatctttccccccttttcttcctcctcctcctcttttcctctgcacgcatcctttctccctccccctctcacccaccccctcctcccccaatccCTCACGTTCCACTCCACGCCCCACCCCAAGCTCTCTGGCGGATGTGAGTTGACCGTGGTCCTCCAGGACTTCAATGCAGGCCACAGCAGCGAGCTGACCATCCAGGTGGGACAGACGGTGGAGCTGCTGGAGCGGCCCAGCGAGCGGCCGGGCTGGTGTCTGGTCCGCACCACGGAAAGGAGCCCCCCGCAAGAGGGCCTGGTTCCCAGCAGCGCCCTGTGCATCTCCCATTCCCGAAGCAGCGTGGAGATGGACTGCTTCTTCCCCCTGGTGAAAGGTAGGGGGACTGAGGGGGGGTGGGCACGTGCAGAAGGCGCTGGGCACAAGCCCACCCTAACCGAAGAGCACCACTGAGCTATCCTGTCTCGTCAACCTATTCTGACCTTGTGGGATTTCTCTTGACCTGCTTGTGAAAGGAGTGGGTTGGGGACTTGAGGAGAAAGAGCTACCGAGTGgccatgtgactttggaaaagtcaTTTAACCTTTGTGAGTCCATTTCAGCCTAAAATGAAAGCTGAATTAGATGGCCTCTAAGACCTCTTCTAGCTCTCCCACTACATTCAGAAAAGTCTTCTACCTGTGACCAAGCCTCGACTTCTCCCTTCTGCACTGAAGGCTCCAGAGCTGCTTTGGGctccctggccccccacccccacccaagtgCTAGCATAGCTGAGTTAGGTTTGaccctcccctcagccctgccAGGGCACAGGACACTCATTTATGGGGCCTTCATGGATACGTTCTTTGAGCCAAGGCTTCTGTTTTACACAGTTCTgtgttattcattttatataagttctctgcttatttattcatttttcccctcCCACCAAGGAAACTGAACTACTTAGAACAGTGATTCTCcaaggggggttgggggtggggggtgtctcaGGATTGGCAAGGTCAATATCCCTCTGGAACGTTTAGAAATGCAAACTCAGACTCCGCTCCAGACCCACTGGGTCTGAATAGCTGGGGTGGGGGCCAGCAGTCTGTGTTTTAGCAAGCTCCCCTGTGACTTTCATGCTCACTCTCGAATGAGACCCTCTAACTTTGACAGTCAAGGCTGGCAGGGGCTTTGGAGTTACTCATTTTACATTGAGTAAACTGAGGCGCAGAAGGCGACGCTGAGCTCTCCTGGGGTTCTGAGCTTCTTTTCTTAACTGGTCACATGACCTCCATCGGGGGCGCCCTCTGTGCAGACCCATGCTGAGTATTTGTGAAATAGGAAGAGGGTAGGGGCCTTTGGGGAGGCAGGGACACCAGGGTCACCACAGAGACCTGCTACAGACTTCTCGGTAGGTACTGCAGGctaattaaatttctgaaaagttGCTAATTCTGCTGGAATTGCATCCGGTCCACCTCTAAAACCTGCCATCCTCCTTTCAACCACCAGATGGCAGTAGCAGGTTGCATTATTGGAGCTGTCCAACTCTCCCAAGGGGCGTCCCTGGGTTTTTTTCCatcagaagaaaactggaaactaAGACCCTCTTCCCTCCACACGCACACACCCTCGTGCCCCCTTCCCTCTGTTCATCCATCGCTTGcttctccccctccttttctctgaACACAGGAGGAACTGTGTCAGGAAATTGTGTGGAATTTGTAATTGCAGATACAGCTCCCCGGTCCTTTGAAGTGTCCACTGGAGAAACTCGTGGTACCAGGAAGAGATGGGTGAAACTCAGGAATGTGGTTCTGTTTGAAGTCTAACCAAAGGGAAACTGGGACCCAAAGGGGCTAGAAGTGTGAGGGTGAATGATGCAATATACACaaaacatttagaacagtgcctggcacgcgaTGCGTGGTAGTTGTCATGATAAGTGATAGTTATTCCATTTTTTGCCATCGATTCTTCAGCAAAATAGCTACCAACTCCCACACATCCAGTCTAGAGACTCCCATCTTTGGAGACAAAACCAAGGATGGCACTTCCTTTGCTGGGGAGGGCTAACTTGTCATAGATCTCTGGTGTGCGTTGTTCATCAGGAAGGACTTACCTTGCAGAGAGGAGCTGAGACTTTCTGACAAAGGCCCAGCCTCTCCAGCCTGTGGCTGGGTAGGATATGCATGCCTTCCTTGCCCCTGACCATCTGGGACCCTACCACTTGTGGCAGGAGCAAACGcacagtggagaggcagagagcagtcAGAGGGGATCTGTGATCCAGAGGCATTCAGGGTGAGAACTCTAGAGGGAGAGGGATTAGTGGAGGGTCAACTGCGAAATGGACACTAAGGAGGAGGGATGGAATATagaagcaagagagaaagtgGAGAGGGAGACCAGCATGGAACTTTCTGGCGCACTCCACCAGCAGGCATGGCTTCTTAAAGGCAGTATCCTACCAGTGCCTGTCACCCATTTCCTTGGCTCTGTTGGTTTGTAGGctggttcctctttctccaagcATAGGCCAAGTAGGTGGGCCTTCAGATGGCCACCTGTGAGCTCTTACTGCCCTCTCACCTGTGTGGGCTCAGAATACACAGGTGCCCAATTCCTGACAGTCAGGCCTCCATGGAGCAGCCCTAACACAGCCTCATTTGAAAGCGTGTGCTCTCATGCACACACCCCAGTTTGGAAAGCCATCTCCCACTCCAGGGCCTCTTAGCAGAAACTCCATAAACTGTTCCTTCTCCCCATTCTGAGGGCTGCCTGCTGGCCCCCTGGCCTTTTCCCCTCCCAGCTGATGTGTCTCCAGCAGGCGCTTCACCTTACAAGTTATGCACAGCAGGACTGAGAATGAAGCATTCCTCTGGGGGTTGTGGACTAGTACAGGGTGGCCTCACCCAATATCACTGGAGGTCAAAATCTGTTCCTTTTTCAATTCTTAGGAGGGAACTGGTCCTCTTAACCTTTGTAGAGAGCATCAGGTCAGTGCTTCTGTGGACTGTGAGAAAAAATGCAGTGTTTGTATGATGTGCTAAGTGCCAGATGAGTGCTCAGGCCATGACTGTCACCCCCCAGATATGCAGGTGGAAGAATCTTGGAATGTCAACACTGAGAAGGGAACTTGAAGAACCACTAGACCAggctctcaaccctggctgcatgGAATCCCCTGGAAGCTTTACTGAATGACAATGCCCAATCCTCACCCAAAACAACTAGATTCAGAATCTCTAGAATGGGACCTGAGGGTCCATGTTTTTAAATGCTCCTTGGGTGAATCCAAGGTACAGCCAAGTCTGAGAAACAGTGCACTAGTCCAGTTTCCTTTCCTCTAGGGCCACTCTTGGGCACAGGAAAGCAAGATGACTTTTCAGAAGCCACAGGGAAGTTGATGGCAAAGCTGGAGTAGAACCAAGGCTCCAACCCCCTTGCCCAGTGCTCTCCACCACACTGCCTATGGTGCTTCCAGGTAGCTCTGGGCTCCTCTCTTGTCTTTCCTTCCTGTGCCTTCTCAGGAGACAGCGGTTGATTGTTTCTCCCGATATATCTGTGGCAGGACTGGTGATAGGGCTGCGTGACAAAGCGGGGGGCctgcctttcttatttctttgctgCCACCTGACACTCTCACTGGGGTTGGACCCTGTGGGGCCTCATCATTCCTCTTCCTAATCTATCCCCTCTCACTTTCTTAGCAGCAAGTGGTGGAGGGCAGCACCTCCCAAGGGACAAAGACTTTGTAGCAACAGTTTCAACTCTGGGTACATTTTAGAACCACTCAGAGGAGACTTTTAAAGTCTACTGATGCCTCACACCTCACCCTAGACCAATTAATTCATAACTACctgggcatcagtattttttttttggttccttgGTAATTCTGTTGTTCCATGAGCATTGAGAGTCACTGCCTTATGGATTTAGCAACTCCCAATTATCAGGCATAGGAGATTTTAAAGATGAATTGGGAGGGATTAATACACAagttatataaagaactcctacaacacaacaactacaaaaaacaatttgatttaaaaataggcaaaggactcgaatagacatttctccatagaaggtatacaaatggccaataaaatgaaaagatgggcAACATCACTAACAATTAGGGATCTGCAAATCAATACTACAATGAGATACCGGTTTATATCCATTAGGgtggctattatttttttaaaaagcataggaAATAACaggcattggtgaggatgtggagaaattggacccTTCTGCACTGCTCATGGGAAAGTAAAATAGTgaactgctatggaaaacagtatggggtcCCTTAAAAgcttaaacatagaattaccatatgattcaggaATTCCACATCCaggtatacacccaaaagaatcaaaagcagggaCTCAAGGAGCTACTTGTGCACCCATATTCagagcagcactattcacaaagGTCAAAAGATGGAAGCTCtggtgtccatcagtggatgcatgggtaaataaaatgttcCATACACATTGAATGGAGTATTgtccagtctttaaaaagaaggaaaatctgggagcacctgcatggttcagttggttcagcgtccgacttcagctcaggtcatggtctcacggtttgggagttcgagccccacattgggctctgtgctgacagctcagagcctgaggcctgcttcagattctctctctctctctctctctctctctctctctctcactctctccctgccccttaccccactcactctctgtcattctctgtctctcaaaaataaataaatgttaaaaaaattaaaaatatataaaaagaaggaaaatccaaCATATGATACAACATGAATAAACTTTGGAGACATTATGTTGTGTGAACTTAACTAGTCACAAAAGAGCAAATACTGGATGGTTCCAGTTATAGGAGGTACCTAGAAGAGTCAAATTCcctgagacagaaagaagaatagTGGTTATGAGCagctggaaggagaggaggaatggggagttagtgtttaatgggtacagagtttcagttttgcaagatgagaaaagtcctggagatggatggtgctGGTGGTTGCACAACCAAGGGAGTGTTGttacttaatgctactgaactatatacttaaaaatggttaaaatggtgtttaaaaaacaaaacaaaacaaaaacaagcgtTGGTCCTGGGTGCTTCTGCCTTTGGACCCAAAACCTGTCTAGGCTTTTCTCTACCCAGCTATGTAAGACTTCTgtgtcccttttcctttcctaccCAGTTTCTTCCTGGCTCCAGCTGAGTGCCTGGAGAAGCTATAAGGAAACACCTCTTTGCTTAGCAAAACCTAGCCCAGGAGGTGAGCCCTACGAGCAGATGTCCTGGAGGAAACGGGCAGGGGCCCAAAGTGGCCATTGCTTATTCACAGGGAG includes:
- the LOC125917796 gene encoding kalirin-like, with the translated sequence LSGGCELTVVLQDFNAGHSSELTIQVGQTVELLERPSERPGWCLVRTTERSPPQEGLVPSSALCISHSRSSVEMDCFFPLVKDTAPRSFEVSTGETRGTRKRWVKLRNVVLFEV